The nucleotide window ATCTATTAAAATATGGATTGCAGTCTCTTTCCTGATGGCTAAATGGGTGCCATTTACGTTGAGATATAGGGGGTCTGAAAAAGGGGCTACCTGCACCAAACGCACTTCATTGCCGGGCAAACAACCCATTTCTAACAATTTTAAGGGAATATGTATGGAAGACACATCCATGATGATGCCCTTTTGTCCGCGTTTAAGATGTGCCAGTGTCGATTGCACCTTATTTAGATTGATTTTAAAGAAGCAAAAGTACAGTAAATTTGGGATTGCGAAAAATAGTTGGCGAAAATCCTTTATTCTTTCTCTAGGATTTTGATGTCCTTAAGAAGTTTTTCTATATCCTCTTTATTGGTACCATCATAAAATCCACGTATTTGCCCCTTGGCATCCACCAACACAAAATTTTCTGTATGTATCATACCATAAGGATCGCCAAAGGGTTCGTCCTTAACAGCAAGATAGCTTTTTCGGGCTAAATCATATATCTGTTTGCGGTCGCCCGTTACCAAATTCCATTTACCATCATCCACCCCTTTTTCTTCTGCATATTTTTTCAATTGGGGTACCGAATCTATTTCTGGTGTTACAGAATGTGAAAGCAGCAAGACATTAGAATCATTTTTTAATTCCTCCTGCAGGGTCACCATATTGTCGGTCATAAT belongs to Aegicerativicinus sediminis and includes:
- a CDS encoding FeoA family protein; amino-acid sequence: MQSTLAHLKRGQKGIIMDVSSIHIPLKLLEMGCLPGNEVRLVQVAPFSDPLYLNVNGTHLAIRKETAIHILIDIVDE
- a CDS encoding SCO family protein, yielding MWNFFRAYKKFFIGLAILSLIIITIFYTILKPAEVLPIYQPNMVNEEMVDENVQYQRKYHSIADFALINQNGDTITQNDYKDKIYVADFFFTTCQTICPIMTDNMVTLQEELKNDSNVLLLSHSVTPEIDSVPQLKKYAEEKGVDDGKWNLVTGDRKQIYDLARKSYLAVKDEPFGDPYGMIHTENFVLVDAKGQIRGFYDGTNKEDIEKLLKDIKILEKE